The DNA segment CCGAGAGCGCGCGGTCGGGATCGGGGTGGACCTCCACCATGATCCCGTCGGCGCCGGCCGCCAGGGCCGCGCGCGCCAGCGCCGGCACGTAGGCCCGCACGCCGGCGGCGTGGCTCGGGTCGACGATCACCGGCAGGTGGCTGAGCGACTTGATCACCGGCACCGCCGAGATGTCGCAGGTGTTGCGCGTGGCCTTCTCGAAGGTGCGGATGCCGCGCTCG comes from the bacterium genome and includes:
- a CDS encoding 3-deoxy-7-phosphoheptulonate synthase (catalyzes the formation of 3-deoxy-D-arabino-hept-2-ulosonate 7-phosphate from phosphoenolpyruvate and D-erythrose 4-phosphate) yields the protein ERGIRTFEKATRNTCDISAVPVIKSLSHLPVIVDPSHAAGVRAYVPALARAALAAGADGIMVEVHPDPDRALSDGDQSLTPEGFQELMTGLRPLAEAVGRTLDAG